CCCCGTTCTTTTCCGCCCCGTCAACAAACAGCGACCGCTGCAATTCCATTTCCTCGGCGATCTTTTTACCCATCGCACGACGCAAAAGGTCCGCACCGCCAAGCGAATAGCCCGACATCGTCTGGGCAAGCTGCATGACCTGTTCCTGATAGATCATGATGCCATAGGTTTCTTCAAGGATCGGCTGCAACATCGGGTGCATGTAATCCGGCTCTTCGGTGCCATGCTTACGTGCGATGTAATGCGGGATATTGTCCATCGGCCCCGGACGATACAGCGCCACGACCGCGATAATATCTTCAATCGTATCGGGCTTAAGCCCGCGCAAAACGTCCTGCATGCCCTGGGATTCAAGCTGGAACACACCGACCGTCTCGGCCGCCGAAAGCAACTTGAACGCCACCCGATCATCAAGGGGAATGGCACTGATATCAAAGCCTTGCGGGACGTCTTTACGAAGCCGCATTAGATTGACGGCCTCGATAATCACCGTCAAAGTCTTAAGACCAAGGAAGTCGAACTTCACCAGACCGGCATTTTCAACATATTTCATGTTGAACTGGGTCACCGGCATATCGGACCGCGGATCACGATACAACGGCACAAGTTCGTCAAGGTCACGGTCGCCAATCACAACCCCGGCGGCGTGGGTGGACGAGTTACGATAAAGCCCCTCGATCTGCATCGCGATGGAAAGCAGCCGGTCAATATCCGGGTCTTCGCGCGCAATCCGGCGCAGGTCCGGCTCCATGTCGATGGCTTCCTTAAGCGGGATCGGCTTGGCCGGATCACCCGGGATCATCTTACAGATTTTATCGACATAGCCATACGGGATGCTCAACACGCGGCCAACGTCGCGCACTGCGGCCTTTGCCTGCAACTTACCGAATGTGATGATCTGCGCCACACGGTCATGGCCGTATTTGCGCTGAACATATTCAATCACCTCGCCGCGCCGGTCCTGACAGAAATCGACGTCAAAGTCGGGCATGGAAACACGTTCCGGGTTCAGGAAGCGTTCAAACAGCAACGAGAAATGCAACGGATCAAGATCAGTAATCAGAAGTGCATAGGCAACAAGCGACCCTGCACCCGAACCACGCCCCGGCCCCACCGGGATTTCATGGTCCTTCGCCCACTGGATAAAGTCCGCAACGATCAGGAAGTAGCCCGGAAACCCCATCTGATTGATGATGCCAAGCTCGTATTCAAGGCGCTCCCAATAAGGTTTGGCGATTTCTTCCTTCTGCGCGTCCGTCATGTCCTCGGTAAAGACATATTTCGCAAGGCGGCCTTTAAGGCCCTCCTCGGACATATGGCGCAGCTCATCGACCTCGGTGCGGCCTTCGCCGCAATCAAATGGCGGCAGGATCGGGTCGATCTTTTCGACATGCCACGAACACCGCTTGGCAATCGCCAGCGTATTGTCGCAGGCCTCGGGAATGTCGGCGAAAAGATCGCGCATCTCGGCGGCGGTTTTAAACCGGTGTTCGGGCGTTAAACGCCACCGGTCTTCCTGCCCCACAACCGCGCCCTGCCCGATGCAGATGAACACATCATGGGCTTCATACATTTCCGCCTTGGGGAAAAAGCAGTCATTGGTCGCGACCATCGGGATATTATGCTCATAGGCCAGCCGGATCAGCCCCGGCTCGACCTTTTCTTCGATCGGTTCGCCATGGCGCTGCAATTCGATATAAAGCCGGTTGCCAAATATCCCCGAAAGCTTGTTCAGGCATTCGCTTGCCGCCTCATGTTGCTCCTCGGCAATCAATCGTGCCAACGGCCCGGTCGGCCCGCCGGTCAGGCAGATGATGTCGGAACTGTATTTTTCGATATGATCATAAAGCGCCTTGGGCTCACTTCCCGCTTCACTGGTCATATGCGCGCGCGAAACGATCTTCAGAAGGTTGAAATACCCCCGGTCATTCTTCGCAATCAGCACCAGATTGTCCGGGTCCGGTTCGCGTGAAATCTTGCCGATCACCGGCTGATCGCCAAACCGTTCCACCCCGATCTGCACGCCAAGGATCGGCTGGATACCCGACCCGCTCATCACCCCTGAAAAATCGAGCGCGCCGAACATGTTGTTGGTATCGGTCATCGCAACCGCGGGCTGGCCATCCGCCTCGCACAGCTTTGCCAGTTCCTTCGTCGTGATGGCACCTTCGGCAAGCGAATAGTTGGTGTGAACACGAAGATGGACGAAACCGTTTTCCATTGCAGAAAATCCCGGACGATAAATGGCAAAGGCAGGAAACCGGCCACCCCGGATCACTCCGGGGCGCGGTGCTCTGCCAACTTAAAGAATTTCGACAGATTACGAAAGAGTATCGGGATCAAGTTCGACCAGATGCCCGTCACGCAGGGTCACAACCCGGTCCATCTGGCTCGCCAGTTCCGGGTTATGGGTCGCAATCAGCGACGCCAGACCGGTTTCGCGCACCAACGTCATCAACATCCCGAACACCGTTTCCGCCGTATGCGGATCAAGGTTGCCGGTCGGCTCGTCGGCAAACAGCACGTCGGGCACATTGGCAAGCGCACGCGCAATCGCCACGCGCTGCTGTTCCCCGCCCGAAAGGCGTGCC
The Thalassospira xiamenensis M-5 = DSM 17429 DNA segment above includes these coding regions:
- the dnaE gene encoding DNA polymerase III subunit alpha, which translates into the protein MENGFVHLRVHTNYSLAEGAITTKELAKLCEADGQPAVAMTDTNNMFGALDFSGVMSGSGIQPILGVQIGVERFGDQPVIGKISREPDPDNLVLIAKNDRGYFNLLKIVSRAHMTSEAGSEPKALYDHIEKYSSDIICLTGGPTGPLARLIAEEQHEAASECLNKLSGIFGNRLYIELQRHGEPIEEKVEPGLIRLAYEHNIPMVATNDCFFPKAEMYEAHDVFICIGQGAVVGQEDRWRLTPEHRFKTAAEMRDLFADIPEACDNTLAIAKRCSWHVEKIDPILPPFDCGEGRTEVDELRHMSEEGLKGRLAKYVFTEDMTDAQKEEIAKPYWERLEYELGIINQMGFPGYFLIVADFIQWAKDHEIPVGPGRGSGAGSLVAYALLITDLDPLHFSLLFERFLNPERVSMPDFDVDFCQDRRGEVIEYVQRKYGHDRVAQIITFGKLQAKAAVRDVGRVLSIPYGYVDKICKMIPGDPAKPIPLKEAIDMEPDLRRIAREDPDIDRLLSIAMQIEGLYRNSSTHAAGVVIGDRDLDELVPLYRDPRSDMPVTQFNMKYVENAGLVKFDFLGLKTLTVIIEAVNLMRLRKDVPQGFDISAIPLDDRVAFKLLSAAETVGVFQLESQGMQDVLRGLKPDTIEDIIAVVALYRPGPMDNIPHYIARKHGTEEPDYMHPMLQPILEETYGIMIYQEQVMQLAQTMSGYSLGGADLLRRAMGKKIAEEMELQRSLFVDGAEKNGVPRGQASDIFDQVAKFASYGFNKSHAAAYALVAYQTAYLKANYPVEFMAALMTLDMHNTEKLAIFKQEVERLGIEILPPCINNSQVAFSVENHDGVRKIRYALAAVRNVGDAAMESLVAEREANGPFRDLTDFASRIDSRAVNKRLLENLVRAGALDCLTTNRKVMFEHVDRVMAVAQREMQARNNDQISMFGEDTGFGKDAIRLPDERDWVPMEKLTEEFSAIGFYLSAHPLDTFGKSLQRIGIAPIKELPARMRAQNKGSIKLAGTLINAREMISKKNGSKFAFVMFSDPTGSFEVAFWAEAWAAYKEIINAGRPVLLVVAAEMREGQLRIQGQKVEDLEHAVSGAAEGIRIRLNRPDPVVEIRELLEKAGKGRGLVSLSTVCADGRIAEVELEDTYKVGPSLIGAVGAIPGVELAEEI